Proteins found in one Anopheles aquasalis chromosome 3, idAnoAquaMG_Q_19, whole genome shotgun sequence genomic segment:
- the LOC126574817 gene encoding uncharacterized protein LOC126574817 isoform X1, with amino-acid sequence MRRTLETEECMMSCCEGTRSLHKRYKIALAYKMMLLGGDAADADGEDGPQAGRGGGGGGGEEGSLMACPSRPQTLRATRNVLAMVHDAECSSRVCGRMALGQTDGSSDRDGASRRRDSNDYSAFSISDPTKSDRPRLMAGDCSGINSSNSSNSSSSSISNSWSDRENTSINTIIGPAHGGGQQRSELLLGCRVDVVDETPRKQKVGRVRAEGPWKSAGKAGSSFASMAILALLCQAVGAVLLDTNGPGGEGKAPVQAFGDELGGSNLERSIAAVFSRVAYGSTTTTKRSIPDNVYVPSLTTVSTPLLTTFRYREKDKEPHGGGGGVPAGGSSGNDKDPHYNHQQISANHRNYELDLERDHVLPTSAPNAEILKSNSNPTYPNPNRHHNHDRHRHSNSTPYPHGHNAKKGFPTNSMFSGDVPAYSPPSRTYFTPPLPRNFSNPFADKPTLRGTNSDPTIINTGTYANRRPLPPPSLMPGHERIPMRPPDLVPGAPGSGPGPVPLGGGNGGLPGGSSINPQKPGLSDGGGPLLAPQGGAAGDQGSMVEAQRKKALNTPSDKASKLDAAKGTGGGGYDSNGNKLFLLDENANSSAILPNGMHFPSISRILSGSNGRPQSIPDVLLRSVTSAPRPNQPSFDIGGPGVGPGSSSLNNGKHPGYGGGLAAGGANPGASSGPDGGGSKTDGDGGDLGPDGGAGNSDGDNGRRQFDEDEEEDEEEEEDDPFDDDAPRKGGGTSHSAGTGITSTVSSMHVLSSSSSPITQKMPNLNLKSVMIKNGTGGSGGEDGTGGGGGGADRNFQGEMADISTWTIAWNIHVYLSAILFTILAVYSIFKIIFYDKLTHLFSQSYFISIHLILIIICLLRIFYLCYDAYNIHFSFNLFTSELLLNLPLTFLTTTFAILILFLLLRSINHKTNRYSSILRPLTIIIGSGVHVGLCITLHLVESYETQQFYHKQQQLQLQNKQLMMTAGGVRGGGGGHQHHGGGLPANNIQIPPRVLSLICQIIYIFICLSLGILYLYMYRLLKRILNKSQNYIHGYNNLSYAIHITIATALLFILLAALQIYGAISISSQTKVKLSPSNSLHDGGAAKQTLWASHIEIDWFQWGYQFSLRFIEIVIIALLSWVTGLKTGTSKVIQREKDMEQPNASGFALFPCTSSSSQENFETDYPAVCNTNRNLHTYTMRTGKPIYDDNFALNSLNLEQNSQQDLQLGPPGAGVGPGVIVGGNDFQRSLETNSMRSSSHNYSNNYNGGSSADHNMPDGDDFLNDTETMPDHYENPNFELKHHHHHHHHGGGGGSGSGSASVNHQYHDIMDNCYSEPINAPQYDTKSLRGGHPASMVGPGRNYDFQNFERPNFDPAHPGAPGGGGGVGMGPVPSHSALAAAQSMSRNEFRASKNLKTLKSGQQQMQNDLGGANTMGHHHHYNHHNQMGGGGGGPGAGGNYGDSFDRRIGVRKSGTLNNIGAMHFNQQQQQQHGGGSGRNNNSNSSASSSSNSSNNRAALQQQRGVAPGQHRGGGGPLSGAQTLSSSRSNDHHHHHHHPGHAYPVPQPGSFNDRLLNGTGGVPGADSLERHAHPSQDNMSNNFDDPALGGGGMMVNGAGGPGGAYYHSKKRSRDSSSSSCYTSGGQGGPVPYATGGGGAAGGPDHQATTTTTTATESSSSPTASIGGSNTSGNGTPTTGILPGKLGEVTPGGGPPASGPAGNGSMLVAEQGFVRFRALEEPSLGASQRNATNANVNNKLFMNA; translated from the exons ATGCGACGGACGCTGGAGACCGAGGAGTGCATGATGTCTTGTTGTGAGGGTACCCGGTCACTGCACAAGCGCTACAAGATCGCACTGGCCTacaagatgatgctgctcggtggtgacgctgctgatgctgatggtgaagaTGGTCCAcaagcaggaagaggaggaggaggaggaggaggagaagaagggagtCTCATGGCCTGCCCGTCCCGGCCACAGACGCTGCGGGCGACACGGAACGTTCTGGCTATGGTCCACGATGCAGAGTGCAGCAGCCGGGTCTGCGGAAGGATGGCTCTCGGTCAAACCGATGGCAGCAGTGATAGAGACGGCGCTAGCCGCCGCCGGGACAGCAACGATTACAGCGCGTTTAGCATAAGTGACCCTACCAAAAGTGACCGGCCACGGTTAATGGCAGGTGACTGCAGCGGCatcaacagtagcaacagcagcaacagcagcagtagtagtataAGTAATAGCTGGAGCGATCGCGAGAACACTAGTATTAATACCATCATCGGGCCGGCCCATGGCGGCGGTCAGCAGCGAAGTGAGCTGCTGTTGGGCTGCCGGGTGGACGTCGTAGATGAAACACCGAGAAAGCAGAAGGTGGGCCGAGTGAGAGCGGAGGGCCCGTGGAAGAGCGCAGGGAAGGCCGGTAGCAGTTTCGCCTCGATGGCCATCCTTGCTTTGCTGTGCCAGGCCGTTGGGGCCGTACTGCTCGACACGAATGGGCCTGGCGGTGAGGGGAAGGCCCCGGTACAGGCGTTCGGCGATGAGCTCGGTGGTTCGAACCTCGAGCGGAGTATAGCGGCCGTGTTTAGCCGGGTCGCGTATGgttcgaccaccaccaccaagcgcaGCATTCCGGATAACGTCTACGTACCGAGCCTAACGACCGTCTCGACGCCACTACTGACCACGTTCAG GTATCGGGAGAAGGATAAGGAACCAcatggtggaggaggtggcgtTCCGGCGGGAGGAAGCTCCGGCAATGATAAGGATCCGCACTACAACCATCAGCAGATCAGCGCCAACCATCGGAACTACGAGCTCGATCTGGAGCGGGACCACGTGCTGCCGACGTCGGCACCGAATGCGGAAATCCtgaagagcaacagcaacccgacctacccgaacccgaaccgccaccacaaccacgatCGTCACCGGCACTCCAACTCGACGCCATACCCGCACG GTCATAACGCCAAGAAAGGCTTCCCGACGAACTCGATGTTCTCCGGTGATGTGCCAGCGTACTCGCCACCATCGCGCACCTACTTCACCCCGCCACTGCCCCGTAACTTCTCAAATCCGTTCGCGGACAAACCGACACTTCGTGGCACAAACAGCGACCCGACGATCATCAACACTGGCACGTACGCTAATCGGCGCCCACTGCCCCCGCCCAGTTTGATGCCAGGGCACGAACGAATCCCAATGCGTCCGCCAGATCTCGTTCCGGGTGCACCCGgatccggtcccggtccggtaccgctcggtggtggcaatggtggtcTCCCCGGTGGCAGCTCGATCAACCCCCAGAAACCTGGACtatcggatggtggtggtccactaCTGGCACCGCAGGGTGGCGCCGCTGGTGACCAGGGTTCGATGGTGGAAGCGCAGCGCAAGAAAGCCCTCAACACACCGTCCGATAAAGCGAGCAAGCTGGACGCCGCGAAGggtaccggtggcggtggctacGATAGCAACGGGAACAAACTGTTCCTACTCGACGAGAATGCCAACTCGAGCGCCATTTTGCCGAATGGGATGCACTTCCCGTCCATCTCGCGTATCCTTTCGGGCTCGAACGGACGACCGCAGAGCATACCGGATGTGCTGCTCCGTTCGGTCACTTCCGCACCGCGTCCCAATCAACCATCGTTCGATATCGGTGGTCCGGGAGTGGGTCCCGGATCGAGCTCGCTAAACAATGGCAAACATCCCGGATACGGTGGAGGACTGGCAGCTGGCGGAGCGAACCCAGGCGCTTCTTCTGgacccgatggtggtggatcaaagactgatggtgacggtggagaTCTTGgaccggatggtggtgctggcaatTCGGATGGTGACAATGGACGCCGTCAGTtcgacgaagatgaagaggaagacgaggaagaggaagaggatgatcCGTTTGATGATGACGCACCGAGAAAAGGAGGCGGCACTTCACACTCTGCCGGCACCGGAATTACATCAACCGTTTCATCGATGCACGTActatcgtcgtcctcctctcCGATCACACAAAAGATGCCCAATCTCAACCTAAAATCCGTAATGATCAAGAACGGTACGGGAGGGAGCGGTGGAGAGGATGgaaccggcggtggtggtggtggtgccgatcgGAACTTCCAGGGTGAGATGGCCGACATTAGCACGTGGACGATCGCGTGGAACATTCACGTGTACCTGTCCGCAATCCTGTTCACCATCCTGGCCGTCTACTCGATCTTCAAGATCATCTTCTACGATAAGCTGACGCACCTGTTCTCGCAATCGTACTTCATCAGCATCCACCTCATCCTGATCATCATCTGTCTGCTGCGCATCTTCTATTTGTGCTACGATGCGTACAACATTCACTTTAGCTTCAATCTGTTCACCTCGGAGCTGTTGCTCAATCTACCGCTTACCTTCCTCACGACAACGTTCGCCATTTTGatcctgtttctgctgctaAGGTCCATCAATCACAAGACGAACCGATACAGCTCGATCCTGCGGCCgctcacgatcatcatcgggtCCGGTGTACACGTCGGCCTTTGCATAACGCTCCATCTGGTGGAATCGTACGAAACGCAGCAGTTTTAtcacaagcagcaacagttgcagcTCCAGAACAAGCAGCTCATGATGACGGCCGGTGGTgtacgcggtggtggtggtgggcatcagcatcacggtggtggtttgccaGCGAACAACATTCAGATTCCACCGCGTGTCCTATCGCTCATCTGTCAGATCATTTACATCTTTATCTGTCTGAGCCTCGGCATTCTGTATCTCTACATGTACCGGCTGTTGAAGCGCATTCTGAACAAAAGTCAAAACTACATCCACGGCTACAACAATCTGTCGTACGCGATCCACATCACGATTGCGACTGCGCTGCTGTTCATTCTGCTTGCCGCGCTGCAGATTTACGGTGCCATCAGTATTAGCTCGCAGACGAAGGTGAAGCTGTCACCGAGCAACAGTCtgcacgatggtggtgccgccaAGCAGACCCTGTGGGCTTCGCACATCGAGATCGATTGGTTCCAGTGGGGCTATCAGTTCAGTTTGCGGTTCATCGAGATCGTCATTATTGCGCTGTTATCGTGGGTCACTGGGCTGAAGACGGGCACTTCGAAGGTGATTCAACGGGAGAAGGATATGGAGCAACCGAATGCCAGTGGGTTCGCCCTGTTCCCCTGTACGTCTTCGTCGAGTCAGGAAAACTTTGAAACGGACTATCCGGCAGTGTGCAACACGAATCGCAACctgcacacgtacacgatgCGTACCGGAAAGCCGATTTACGATGATAACTTTGCGCTCAATTCGCTCAACCTCGAACAGAACAGTCAGCAGGATCTGCAGCTTGGTCCACCGGGAGCGGGTGTCGGTCCGGGTGTGATTGTCGGTGGGAACGATTTCCAGCGTTCGCTCGAAACGAACAGTATGCGCTCGTCATCGCACAACTACAGCAACAACTATAATGGGGGTAGTAGTGCCGATCACAACATGCCCGATGGTGACGACTTCCTGAACGACACCGAAACGATGCCGGATCACTACGAAAATCCCAACTTTGAGctgaagcatcatcatcaccatcatcatcacggtggtggtggtggtagcggtagtGGTAGTGCCTCCGTAAACCATCAGTACCACGATATCATGGACAATTGCTACTCGGAACCGATCAATGCACCACAGTACGACACGAAATCGTTGCGTGGTGGTCATCCTGCGTCGATGGTAGGCCCTGGGCGGAACTATGATTTCCAGAACTTTGAGCGTCCAAACTTTGATCCGGCACATCCGGGtgcacctggtggtggtggtggtgttggtatgGGACCAGTTCCATCCCATTCGGCCCTTGCCGCAGCACAGTCGATGTCGAGGAATGAGTTCCGTGCCTCGAAGAACCTGAAAACGCTCAagagtggccagcagcagatgcagaaCGATCTCGGTGGTGCAAACACGATgggtcaccatcatcactacAACCATCACAACCagatgggcggtggtggtggtggtcccggtgccggtggtaacTATGGtgattcgttcgatcgacgGATCGGGGTGCGTAAGAGCGGCACACTAAACAACATCGGTGCGATGCACttcaaccaacagcagcagcagcagcacggtggcgGTAGTGGCCGGAACAACAACTCCAACTCGTccgcttcttcctcctccaatTCGTCCAACAATCGGGCagcgctgcagcaacaacgtgGTGTAGCACCCGGACaacaccgtggtggtggtggtcccttgTCGGGAGCACAAACGCTTAGTTCATCGCGTTCGaatgatcaccatcaccatcatcatcatccgggccACGCGTACCCCGTGCCACAGCCCGGTAGCTTTAACGATCGGCTACTGAACGGTACTGGTGGTGTCCCGGGAGCTGATTCGCTCGAGCGGCATGCCCACCCGTCCCAGGACAACATGAGCAACAACTTCGACGATCCCgcccttggtggtggtggtatgatggtgaacggtgctggtggtcccggtggtgctTACTATCACAGCAAGAAACGATCACGTGACTCgtcgagctcgagctgctaTACCAGTGGCGGTCAAGGTGGCCCCGTACCATACGCTACCGGAggcggaggagcagcaggaggtcCCGATCATCAagcgaccacgacaacgacgacggcaacagAATCATCCTCCTCACCGACGGCCAGTATCGGTGGCAGCAATACCAGTGGCAACGGTACACCGACGACCGGCATACTACCGGGCAAGCTGGGTGAGGTgacccccggtggtggtccaccggCATCCGGGCCGGCCGGTAACGGAAGCATGCTGGTCGCCGAGCAGGGTTTCGTCCGGTTTCGAGCCCTCGAAGAGCCGTCGCTCGGTGCGAGCCAGCgcaacgccaccaacgccaacgtcAACAACAAGCTGTTTATGAACGCGTAA
- the LOC126574817 gene encoding uncharacterized protein LOC126574817 isoform X2, which translates to MRRTLETEECMMSCCEGTRSLHKRYKIALAYKMMLLGGDAADADGEEGSLMACPSRPQTLRATRNVLAMVHDAECSSRVCGRMALGQTDGSSDRDGASRRRDSNDYSAFSISDPTKSDRPRLMAGDCSGINSSNSSNSSSSSISNSWSDRENTSINTIIGPAHGGGQQRSELLLGCRVDVVDETPRKQKVGRVRAEGPWKSAGKAGSSFASMAILALLCQAVGAVLLDTNGPGGEGKAPVQAFGDELGGSNLERSIAAVFSRVAYGSTTTTKRSIPDNVYVPSLTTVSTPLLTTFRYREKDKEPHGGGGGVPAGGSSGNDKDPHYNHQQISANHRNYELDLERDHVLPTSAPNAEILKSNSNPTYPNPNRHHNHDRHRHSNSTPYPHGHNAKKGFPTNSMFSGDVPAYSPPSRTYFTPPLPRNFSNPFADKPTLRGTNSDPTIINTGTYANRRPLPPPSLMPGHERIPMRPPDLVPGAPGSGPGPVPLGGGNGGLPGGSSINPQKPGLSDGGGPLLAPQGGAAGDQGSMVEAQRKKALNTPSDKASKLDAAKGTGGGGYDSNGNKLFLLDENANSSAILPNGMHFPSISRILSGSNGRPQSIPDVLLRSVTSAPRPNQPSFDIGGPGVGPGSSSLNNGKHPGYGGGLAAGGANPGASSGPDGGGSKTDGDGGDLGPDGGAGNSDGDNGRRQFDEDEEEDEEEEEDDPFDDDAPRKGGGTSHSAGTGITSTVSSMHVLSSSSSPITQKMPNLNLKSVMIKNGTGGSGGEDGTGGGGGGADRNFQGEMADISTWTIAWNIHVYLSAILFTILAVYSIFKIIFYDKLTHLFSQSYFISIHLILIIICLLRIFYLCYDAYNIHFSFNLFTSELLLNLPLTFLTTTFAILILFLLLRSINHKTNRYSSILRPLTIIIGSGVHVGLCITLHLVESYETQQFYHKQQQLQLQNKQLMMTAGGVRGGGGGHQHHGGGLPANNIQIPPRVLSLICQIIYIFICLSLGILYLYMYRLLKRILNKSQNYIHGYNNLSYAIHITIATALLFILLAALQIYGAISISSQTKVKLSPSNSLHDGGAAKQTLWASHIEIDWFQWGYQFSLRFIEIVIIALLSWVTGLKTGTSKVIQREKDMEQPNASGFALFPCTSSSSQENFETDYPAVCNTNRNLHTYTMRTGKPIYDDNFALNSLNLEQNSQQDLQLGPPGAGVGPGVIVGGNDFQRSLETNSMRSSSHNYSNNYNGGSSADHNMPDGDDFLNDTETMPDHYENPNFELKHHHHHHHHGGGGGSGSGSASVNHQYHDIMDNCYSEPINAPQYDTKSLRGGHPASMVGPGRNYDFQNFERPNFDPAHPGAPGGGGGVGMGPVPSHSALAAAQSMSRNEFRASKNLKTLKSGQQQMQNDLGGANTMGHHHHYNHHNQMGGGGGGPGAGGNYGDSFDRRIGVRKSGTLNNIGAMHFNQQQQQQHGGGSGRNNNSNSSASSSSNSSNNRAALQQQRGVAPGQHRGGGGPLSGAQTLSSSRSNDHHHHHHHPGHAYPVPQPGSFNDRLLNGTGGVPGADSLERHAHPSQDNMSNNFDDPALGGGGMMVNGAGGPGGAYYHSKKRSRDSSSSSCYTSGGQGGPVPYATGGGGAAGGPDHQATTTTTTATESSSSPTASIGGSNTSGNGTPTTGILPGKLGEVTPGGGPPASGPAGNGSMLVAEQGFVRFRALEEPSLGASQRNATNANVNNKLFMNA; encoded by the exons ATGCGACGGACGCTGGAGACCGAGGAGTGCATGATGTCTTGTTGTGAGGGTACCCGGTCACTGCACAAGCGCTACAAGATCGCACTGGCCTacaagatgatgctgctcggtggtgacgctgctgatgctgatg gagaagaagggagtCTCATGGCCTGCCCGTCCCGGCCACAGACGCTGCGGGCGACACGGAACGTTCTGGCTATGGTCCACGATGCAGAGTGCAGCAGCCGGGTCTGCGGAAGGATGGCTCTCGGTCAAACCGATGGCAGCAGTGATAGAGACGGCGCTAGCCGCCGCCGGGACAGCAACGATTACAGCGCGTTTAGCATAAGTGACCCTACCAAAAGTGACCGGCCACGGTTAATGGCAGGTGACTGCAGCGGCatcaacagtagcaacagcagcaacagcagcagtagtagtataAGTAATAGCTGGAGCGATCGCGAGAACACTAGTATTAATACCATCATCGGGCCGGCCCATGGCGGCGGTCAGCAGCGAAGTGAGCTGCTGTTGGGCTGCCGGGTGGACGTCGTAGATGAAACACCGAGAAAGCAGAAGGTGGGCCGAGTGAGAGCGGAGGGCCCGTGGAAGAGCGCAGGGAAGGCCGGTAGCAGTTTCGCCTCGATGGCCATCCTTGCTTTGCTGTGCCAGGCCGTTGGGGCCGTACTGCTCGACACGAATGGGCCTGGCGGTGAGGGGAAGGCCCCGGTACAGGCGTTCGGCGATGAGCTCGGTGGTTCGAACCTCGAGCGGAGTATAGCGGCCGTGTTTAGCCGGGTCGCGTATGgttcgaccaccaccaccaagcgcaGCATTCCGGATAACGTCTACGTACCGAGCCTAACGACCGTCTCGACGCCACTACTGACCACGTTCAG GTATCGGGAGAAGGATAAGGAACCAcatggtggaggaggtggcgtTCCGGCGGGAGGAAGCTCCGGCAATGATAAGGATCCGCACTACAACCATCAGCAGATCAGCGCCAACCATCGGAACTACGAGCTCGATCTGGAGCGGGACCACGTGCTGCCGACGTCGGCACCGAATGCGGAAATCCtgaagagcaacagcaacccgacctacccgaacccgaaccgccaccacaaccacgatCGTCACCGGCACTCCAACTCGACGCCATACCCGCACG GTCATAACGCCAAGAAAGGCTTCCCGACGAACTCGATGTTCTCCGGTGATGTGCCAGCGTACTCGCCACCATCGCGCACCTACTTCACCCCGCCACTGCCCCGTAACTTCTCAAATCCGTTCGCGGACAAACCGACACTTCGTGGCACAAACAGCGACCCGACGATCATCAACACTGGCACGTACGCTAATCGGCGCCCACTGCCCCCGCCCAGTTTGATGCCAGGGCACGAACGAATCCCAATGCGTCCGCCAGATCTCGTTCCGGGTGCACCCGgatccggtcccggtccggtaccgctcggtggtggcaatggtggtcTCCCCGGTGGCAGCTCGATCAACCCCCAGAAACCTGGACtatcggatggtggtggtccactaCTGGCACCGCAGGGTGGCGCCGCTGGTGACCAGGGTTCGATGGTGGAAGCGCAGCGCAAGAAAGCCCTCAACACACCGTCCGATAAAGCGAGCAAGCTGGACGCCGCGAAGggtaccggtggcggtggctacGATAGCAACGGGAACAAACTGTTCCTACTCGACGAGAATGCCAACTCGAGCGCCATTTTGCCGAATGGGATGCACTTCCCGTCCATCTCGCGTATCCTTTCGGGCTCGAACGGACGACCGCAGAGCATACCGGATGTGCTGCTCCGTTCGGTCACTTCCGCACCGCGTCCCAATCAACCATCGTTCGATATCGGTGGTCCGGGAGTGGGTCCCGGATCGAGCTCGCTAAACAATGGCAAACATCCCGGATACGGTGGAGGACTGGCAGCTGGCGGAGCGAACCCAGGCGCTTCTTCTGgacccgatggtggtggatcaaagactgatggtgacggtggagaTCTTGgaccggatggtggtgctggcaatTCGGATGGTGACAATGGACGCCGTCAGTtcgacgaagatgaagaggaagacgaggaagaggaagaggatgatcCGTTTGATGATGACGCACCGAGAAAAGGAGGCGGCACTTCACACTCTGCCGGCACCGGAATTACATCAACCGTTTCATCGATGCACGTActatcgtcgtcctcctctcCGATCACACAAAAGATGCCCAATCTCAACCTAAAATCCGTAATGATCAAGAACGGTACGGGAGGGAGCGGTGGAGAGGATGgaaccggcggtggtggtggtggtgccgatcgGAACTTCCAGGGTGAGATGGCCGACATTAGCACGTGGACGATCGCGTGGAACATTCACGTGTACCTGTCCGCAATCCTGTTCACCATCCTGGCCGTCTACTCGATCTTCAAGATCATCTTCTACGATAAGCTGACGCACCTGTTCTCGCAATCGTACTTCATCAGCATCCACCTCATCCTGATCATCATCTGTCTGCTGCGCATCTTCTATTTGTGCTACGATGCGTACAACATTCACTTTAGCTTCAATCTGTTCACCTCGGAGCTGTTGCTCAATCTACCGCTTACCTTCCTCACGACAACGTTCGCCATTTTGatcctgtttctgctgctaAGGTCCATCAATCACAAGACGAACCGATACAGCTCGATCCTGCGGCCgctcacgatcatcatcgggtCCGGTGTACACGTCGGCCTTTGCATAACGCTCCATCTGGTGGAATCGTACGAAACGCAGCAGTTTTAtcacaagcagcaacagttgcagcTCCAGAACAAGCAGCTCATGATGACGGCCGGTGGTgtacgcggtggtggtggtgggcatcagcatcacggtggtggtttgccaGCGAACAACATTCAGATTCCACCGCGTGTCCTATCGCTCATCTGTCAGATCATTTACATCTTTATCTGTCTGAGCCTCGGCATTCTGTATCTCTACATGTACCGGCTGTTGAAGCGCATTCTGAACAAAAGTCAAAACTACATCCACGGCTACAACAATCTGTCGTACGCGATCCACATCACGATTGCGACTGCGCTGCTGTTCATTCTGCTTGCCGCGCTGCAGATTTACGGTGCCATCAGTATTAGCTCGCAGACGAAGGTGAAGCTGTCACCGAGCAACAGTCtgcacgatggtggtgccgccaAGCAGACCCTGTGGGCTTCGCACATCGAGATCGATTGGTTCCAGTGGGGCTATCAGTTCAGTTTGCGGTTCATCGAGATCGTCATTATTGCGCTGTTATCGTGGGTCACTGGGCTGAAGACGGGCACTTCGAAGGTGATTCAACGGGAGAAGGATATGGAGCAACCGAATGCCAGTGGGTTCGCCCTGTTCCCCTGTACGTCTTCGTCGAGTCAGGAAAACTTTGAAACGGACTATCCGGCAGTGTGCAACACGAATCGCAACctgcacacgtacacgatgCGTACCGGAAAGCCGATTTACGATGATAACTTTGCGCTCAATTCGCTCAACCTCGAACAGAACAGTCAGCAGGATCTGCAGCTTGGTCCACCGGGAGCGGGTGTCGGTCCGGGTGTGATTGTCGGTGGGAACGATTTCCAGCGTTCGCTCGAAACGAACAGTATGCGCTCGTCATCGCACAACTACAGCAACAACTATAATGGGGGTAGTAGTGCCGATCACAACATGCCCGATGGTGACGACTTCCTGAACGACACCGAAACGATGCCGGATCACTACGAAAATCCCAACTTTGAGctgaagcatcatcatcaccatcatcatcacggtggtggtggtggtagcggtagtGGTAGTGCCTCCGTAAACCATCAGTACCACGATATCATGGACAATTGCTACTCGGAACCGATCAATGCACCACAGTACGACACGAAATCGTTGCGTGGTGGTCATCCTGCGTCGATGGTAGGCCCTGGGCGGAACTATGATTTCCAGAACTTTGAGCGTCCAAACTTTGATCCGGCACATCCGGGtgcacctggtggtggtggtggtgttggtatgGGACCAGTTCCATCCCATTCGGCCCTTGCCGCAGCACAGTCGATGTCGAGGAATGAGTTCCGTGCCTCGAAGAACCTGAAAACGCTCAagagtggccagcagcagatgcagaaCGATCTCGGTGGTGCAAACACGATgggtcaccatcatcactacAACCATCACAACCagatgggcggtggtggtggtggtcccggtgccggtggtaacTATGGtgattcgttcgatcgacgGATCGGGGTGCGTAAGAGCGGCACACTAAACAACATCGGTGCGATGCACttcaaccaacagcagcagcagcagcacggtggcgGTAGTGGCCGGAACAACAACTCCAACTCGTccgcttcttcctcctccaatTCGTCCAACAATCGGGCagcgctgcagcaacaacgtgGTGTAGCACCCGGACaacaccgtggtggtggtggtcccttgTCGGGAGCACAAACGCTTAGTTCATCGCGTTCGaatgatcaccatcaccatcatcatcatccgggccACGCGTACCCCGTGCCACAGCCCGGTAGCTTTAACGATCGGCTACTGAACGGTACTGGTGGTGTCCCGGGAGCTGATTCGCTCGAGCGGCATGCCCACCCGTCCCAGGACAACATGAGCAACAACTTCGACGATCCCgcccttggtggtggtggtatgatggtgaacggtgctggtggtcccggtggtgctTACTATCACAGCAAGAAACGATCACGTGACTCgtcgagctcgagctgctaTACCAGTGGCGGTCAAGGTGGCCCCGTACCATACGCTACCGGAggcggaggagcagcaggaggtcCCGATCATCAagcgaccacgacaacgacgacggcaacagAATCATCCTCCTCACCGACGGCCAGTATCGGTGGCAGCAATACCAGTGGCAACGGTACACCGACGACCGGCATACTACCGGGCAAGCTGGGTGAGGTgacccccggtggtggtccaccggCATCCGGGCCGGCCGGTAACGGAAGCATGCTGGTCGCCGAGCAGGGTTTCGTCCGGTTTCGAGCCCTCGAAGAGCCGTCGCTCGGTGCGAGCCAGCgcaacgccaccaacgccaacgtcAACAACAAGCTGTTTATGAACGCGTAA